AGTGCAAGTGCAAGTGCAAGTGCAAGTGCAAGTGCAGGTACAGGTACAGGTACAGACCTTGTATGTCGACAGGCATCCGCAGCGTGAAGATCCGCTGCGAAATCCAGACGCAAAAAAACCGCACCTGAGTGCGGTTTTTTCATGCTTGAGGCCTGGGCCTCAAGCTGGCTGATGCAGCGAATTACTTGGCAGCAGGAGCTTCAGCGGCGGGAGCAGCAGGAGCGTCAGCGGCAGGAGCAGCAGGAGCGTCAGCGGCGGGGGCAGCAGGAGCGTCAGCAGCAGGAGCAGCAGCGTCAGCGGCGGGAGCAGCAGGAGCTTCAGCAGCAGGAGCGGGAGCAGCAGGAGCTTCCACAGCAGGAGCGGGAGCAGCAGGAGCTTCTTCCTTCTTGCCGCAAGCAGCCAGAGCAGCAGCAGCGATCACAGTAGCCAGAATCAGAGAGTTCTTCATGACAGTTTCCTAAATGGTAGGTTCAGCAGACGGTATGCAGATTGCCATTACGGTCAGCCTTTTGCAGCTATTGATCGCTATGGCATATCAGGTCAAACGATAAATTCGACTCAGCCCGCATTATAGGTAGTTTTGCCCATTGCTGACTAACACTGACAGCAACTAGACAATTCTGCACAAATCGGCGCGTTCTCATTTACCGGGCAAGCCCACGCTTGCCTTGTGTCGCACTGTGGAGCATAAGTTTCTTCCTGTCAAATCCCTGACTGAGCTTTGCCGTAGATTTACATAATCTATACAAAGCCCGCCGAATCGACAAAAGCCACAGAGGACAAACCCGTAAGTTAGCACGATCGCAGTTACAAGTCCACCCTGCGTCAGTCGCCCGAGCGAACCCAGCCCGCATCGAACCACGACGACAGCAACTCCAGCGCATCATCGCTGGCAGTGGCCAGATCCTTGCGCGACAGCGCCCGGGTGTCCGCCAGCTTGCGCATCAGCGTGGCATCGCGGCCGCCCGCCAGATAGCTTTCGCCATTGATGAAGATGTGCCTGGCGTCATACATCATGCGCGTTCGGCGATCCAGCACCACGCTCTCGAACATGCCGTTTTCATCGCCATGCTCGAACCAGACATTGGGCTTGGGGTCGCTCAGATACTCGCCCAGCGCGCGCTCCAGTGCCAGCGGCTCGGCCATGGCCTTCTTCAGTGCCTCGCGGGCAAAGTCATACATGGCTTCAGGAATCAGCGCCGGGCTGCTCACGGCCTCCTGCTTGGGGTCGCGATAAATGACCGGAGTTTCGGGCTCGTCGGGCTCGTCCGACATGCGCAGCAGCAACTCGCGGCCCAGCTCGCTGCGATCGGGCGAGCGAAAGCCTATCGAGTACGTCATGCATTCGCCTTCGGCCACTCCGTCATGCGCCCACTTGGGCGGCAGGTACAGCATGTCGCCGGGCTCCAGAACGAACTCTTGCTCGGGCTCGAAGTTGGCGAGAATTTTCAGTGGCTTGCCCTGCTGCAAAGACAGGTCTTTTTGACGACCGATGCGCCAGCGACGCTTGCCGTGGGCCTGCAGCAGGAACACGTCATAGCTGTCGAAATGCGGGCCGACGCCCCCCTGATCGGTGGCAAAGCTGATCATCAGATCATCGAGGCGCGCCTCGGGCACAAAACGGAATTGCTGCAGCAACTCATGCGCCTTGGCGTCATGCATGTCCACGCCCTGCACCAGCACGGTCCAGCCCGGCTTGGTCAACGCAGGCAGGCTGCGACGAGACAGCGGGCCATGGCTGAGCTTCCAGCTATCACCTTCCAGCTGCTGGATCAGGCGCGACTCCACGCCATCCTCACCCGCCATGGCCAGCAGGCGAGCACGCGGAATCGGGGCCTTGAAGCCGGGGATGGCCTGGCGCACCAGCAAGGGCTTTTTGTGCCAGTGGCGGCGCATGAATTGAGAGGCGGTGAGCCCACCCAGCAGGGTGAGCGGCGTATTGATGTCCATGAATACAGTCCTGCTTTCTAAGCAACGGACTGCATTGTCCTATAGGCCTTGAAAACGCTGGTCAGCACAGATCAATGACCAAGCGCTCTGAACTCGGACGGCGACATGCCGGCATAGGCCTTGAAGGCACGGCTGAAGTGCGCGCTGTTGCCAAAACCACAGCCCATGGCAATTTCTGTAATGGTGCGATGCGCGAGCGCCGGGGAATGCAGCTCCCGCATACAGAGCTCCAGCCGGCTTTGCTGGATGAAGCCGCCCAGCGACTGGTCTCGCCCCGCAAAGGCGTTGTGCAGATGCCGACGGCTGCAATTGAGTGCCTCGGCCACCTGATCGACCGACAACCCGGGGTCGCGCACATGGCAGGCCACATGCTCGCAGATGCGGTCGTACAGGGCCTGCTTTTGCGTCACCGCCGTGGCCTGCCCGCCAAGCGCCTGCAGGGACAGATGCACCATGTCCACCAGCAACTCCCCGGCGCGGCGGGCCAGCGGTGCCGCCATATTGTCCAGCTCCTGATAGGTGCTGCGCATGGTCTGCAGAGCAATGCGCGCAATGCCGGCGCTGCCCCCCACCGATCGACCCATGAGGTTTTCCAGACGCAGGCCTCGCTCGGCAATGCTCTGTTTGGGCACCATCATGATCAGGTGCTCCGTGTGCTGGGGATTGGCCACCACGTAGGGCTGCGAGGTGTCATAGATGGCCCAGCTGCCATTGCTCACGCAGGCCTTGCTGCCGTACTGCTGCACCTCGGCATGGCCGCTCCAGGGCGCCACGATCTTGAGATAGGCCGCTTCGCTGTCGCGCAGACGGTGGCTGTCGCGTATGACGCGGTGACGCCCGGCATCCAGCTTGGTGAGCATCACATCGCCTGCGTATGCCACGCTCAGATGCCCGTCAAAACAGGTGTCGCCATACAGATCCGTATCCAGACCCAAGAACAGCTGCGCCATCCAGTCCTGCCAGGCTGGTGCAGTTTCCTTCTCGGGAAGACCATCGGTACTCAGTACCATGGGCGCGGTCATGGGCCTTGACTCCTCGTTATATCTATCTCTGCCTGTGCCGACAAAGTACCGCAATTATCGGTAAGTGAGCACTTTCGTGCTCAGGCCATCAAGAATCTCCCACGCTGTATTCAAACTAGTGCAAACCCTAGGCCGCGTGCACGATTCGTCAAACGGTTTGTGCACATTACGCACAGCATCTTGCCAAGGCTTTTCCTACGATCACTCACACGCCAGTCTCAGGCGAAACACCACAAAAGGGGAAGACGAGCCCGGTGACGCAAGCCTTGTGCAACGACACCAGCTCCCACTTTTTGAACTTGCATCAACAAGCAGTGACCGAGGTCACGCGCCCTTGGTAGTGAAGGAAGCGAAGATGATTGAACAAAGCATGCTTATCGGCGGTCAGACCGTACAGGCCAGCAATGGTGCCACTTTCGAGCGCAGGAACCCTCTGGACGGATCGGTCGCCACGCGTGCCCCGGCCGCCACAAGCGCCGATGCAGTGCGTGCCGTGGAAGCCGCTCAGGCAGCCTTCCCGGCCTGGGCAGCCCTGGGCCCCACAGAACGCCGACTGATGCTGATGAAGGCCTCCCAGGCCCTGGAAGCCAAGGCCGAGGCCTTTGCCGCAGCCATGGCAGCAGAAACCGGTGCCTCCGGCATCTGGGCCGGCTTCAATGTGCATCTGGCCGCCAACATGTTTCTCGAAGCCGCATCGCTGACCACCCAGATCAACGGCCAGCTGATTCCTTCGGACATTCCCGGCAGCATGGCCATGGCTGTACGCCAGCCTGCCGGCGTGGTGCTGGGCATCGCCCCCTGGAATGCCCCCATCATCTTGGCCGTGCGCGCCATTGCCACGCCCCTGGCCTGCGGCAATACCGTGATCCTCAAGGGCTCGGAGCTGTGTCCCGCCACCCACGGCCTGATCATCGAAGCGCTGCAGGAAGGCGGCTTGCCGCCCGGCGTGGTGAACTTTGTGACCAATGCGCCCGAAGACGCCGGCACAGTGGTTGAAGCCATGGTGGCCCACCCCGCCGTGCGCCGCGTGAACTTCACCGGCTCCACGCGCGTAGGTCGCATCATCGGCCAGACCTGCGCCAAACACCTCAAGCCCGTCATTCTGGAGCTGGGCGGCAAGGCCCCGTTCCTGGTGCTGGACGATGCCGACATCGACTCCGCCGTGGCCGGCTGCACCTTTGGCGCTTTCGCCAACTCGGGCCAGATATGCATGTCCACCGAGCGCATCATCGTGGACGAGGCCGTGGCCGAGGAATTCATCGGAAAGCTGGTGGCCCGCGCCACAACCCTGCCTCTGGGCGACCCCCGCAAAGGCCCTGTGGTGCTGGGCTCCGTCGTGGACATGAACACCGTGAACCGCGTCAACGAGCTCATCGACGACGCCGTGGCCAAGGGCGCCAGGATTCTGTGCGGCGGCAAGGCCGGCGACACCCTGATGGCCGCCACGCTGATCGACGGAGTGACCCCCGAGATGCGCATCTTCCGCGAAGAGACCTTTGCCCCCGTGAAGGCCATCGTGCGCGTGCGTGGCGAAGAGCAGGCCATCGCCATGGCCAACGACAACGAGTTCGGCCTGTCTTCCGCCGTCTACACCAGGGACACAGCGCGCGGCTGGCGCGTGGCAGGCCGCATTGAGGCGGGCATCTGCCATGTCAACGGCCCCACCGTGCACGACGAAGCCCAGATGCCTTTCGGCGGCGTGAAGAACTCGGGCTACGGTCACTTTGGCGGCCAGGCCGGTATCGATGCCTTCACCGACACGCGCTGGATCACCATGCAGACCACCGCACGTCACTACCCCTTCTAAAGCGCCCAGGACAGCAGCCATAGCCGGCAGGCATGACGGCTGTCTTCGCTTGAAACCTCCATCGCGGCCGCTGGGCCATGGGGCAAAGACCTCAGGCGCAGCGCCCGCATGGGCAAGGCGCGAAGCCCCGCCCGCGCCTTGTGTCTGCCGACCCAAAGAACCTCCGGAGACCCACGTTGAAACATGCCTCCCAACTGGCCCTGGCAGCCCTGCTGTCCGGCCTCAGCCTCGCTGCCTCGGCTGCGGACTCTCACAGCATTGGCCCCGGCCAGCGCTTCTACGAAAAGACCTGCGCCAAATGCCATGAAGCCGGCATAGGCCCCATCATCAAGGGGCGAGGCTTTCCGCCCGCGACCTACGTGATCATTGCGCGCAACGGCATGAACGCCATGCCATCCTTTCGCGTGACCGATATCGACGACGCCACGCTGGAAGACTTGGCAAACTACCTGTCCAAGACAGAGGCCCCCAAGGCTGCCGAGCCCGCCAGGAAGTAAGGAGGACGATGTAATGCAAGCCGATCGTCGCTCCCTTCTCAAAGCTCTGACCGCTACAGGTCTGGCTGTCTCCGGCATAGGCTGGGCACAGGCTGCCACTTCCGCCGCAGGCCGGACCGCCAGCGCAGCCACGCGCTCCGCCGAGGTGCTGGCCGTGACATCCTCCATGCACGCCAGCGCGCTGGACAAGGCCTTTGTGGCCGGTGTCCAGAGCACGTCCCGCAACGCGTTGCACACCGGCCTTCAAGGTCTGGACAGCGCCGCATTCCATCAATTGGGCGAGCTGCTGAGCGACAGTCAGGAAACCCTGTTGGTGGGTCTGCTCGATGACGCCTCGGCCACGCTGGTGCTGGACCTGGTTCGCTCCTGCGGTGGCCGCGTGCTGGCCGTGGAACACCATCGCGTGGACGGCGCTGCCGCCGACTGGGCCCAGGCGCTGGGTCGGTCGCTGGCGTCCAGTCAGGTCATGAACACCACCACGGCGGCAGCAGGCAAGGAAGCCCGCGTGTCCTTTAGCTGCGTAATCTAAGAAACAAGGAAAGCAGAGCATGACAAGCAAATACATGGCCCTGCCCAAGGGCATGAGCGAGAGCAGCTTTGATGCGGCCATCGCCCAGTTCAAGAAAGCCCTGGGCGAAGACAATGTGATGATCAAGGACGAGCTGGTTCGTCCCTACACCAAGGTGATGATGGCTGTGCCTACCGAAGAGCACACACCGTCCGCCGTGGTGACGGCCACCACCGTGGAGCAGGTGCAAGAGGTGGTCAAGATCTGCAACGCGCACAAAGTGCCCGTGTGGACCATCTCCACCGGCCGCAACTTCGGCTACGGCTCGGCCGCGCCGGGCCAGCGCGGCCAGGTGGTGCTGGACCTGCGCAAGATGAACAAAATCATCCACGTGGACCCCGAGCTGTGCACGGCCCTGGTCGAGCCTGGCGTGACCTACCAGATGCTCTACGACTACCTCGAAGAGAACAAGATTCCCTTGATGTTGTCGTTCTCGGCCCCCTCGGCCATTGCCGGTCCTCTGGGCAACACCATGGACCGCGGCGTGGGCTACACCCCCTATGGCGAACACTTCATGATGCAGTGCGGCATGGAAGTGGTGATGGCCAACGGCGATGTGCTGCGCACCGGCATGGGAGGTGTCAAGGGCGACAAGGCCTGGCAGGTTTTCAAGTGGGGTTACGGCCCGACGCTGGACGGCATGTTCACCCAGTCCAACTACGGCATCTGCACCAAGATGGGGTTCTGGCTGATGCCCAAGCCCCCGGTCTTCAAGCCGCTGGAAATCCAGTTCGACGAAGACAGCGATATCTCCGAGATCGTCGAATTCATCCGCCCCCTGCGCATCGCCCAGGTCATCCCCAATTCGGTGGTGATTGCCGGCGTGCTGTGGGAAGCGTCCACCTGCAACACCCGCCGCTCGGACTACACCACCGAGCCCGGCCATACGCCCGACGCCATCCTCAAGCAGATCCAGAAAGACAAGCACCTGGGTGCCTGGAATGTCTACGCTGCGCTGTACGGCACCAGGGAGCAGGTCGACGTCAACTTCAAGATCGTGCAGGACGCGCTCAAGAAGCTGGGCAAGGGCCGCTTGATCACCGAGGAGATGGCCGGAGACACCCAGCCCTTCAAGTACCGTGCCCAGCTCATGTCAGGCGTGCCCAACCTGCAGGAATTCGGCCTCTACAACTGGCGCGGGGGTGGCGGCTCGATGTGGTTTGCCCCGGTGTCGCAGGCGCGCGGCAGCGAGTGCGACAAGCAGAAGTCGCTGGCCAAGAAGATCCTCAACAAGCATGGCCTGGACTATGTGGGCGAGTTCATCGTCGGCTGGCGCGATATGCACCATGTCATCGACGTGCTGTACGACCGCAGCAACGAAGAGGAAACCAAGCGTGCCAACGCCTGCTTTGCCGAGCTGCTGGACGAGTTCGAAAAGGAAGGCTATGCCGTGTACCGCGTGAACACTGCCTTCCAGGAGCGCGTGGCCAAGAGCTACGGTCCGGTCAAGCGCGATATCGAACGCAAGATCAAGCGTGCTCTGGACCCCAACGGCATTCTGGCTCCGGGCAAGTGCGGGATTGATATCTGAGGCTCCCCCTGAGCGGCTTTGCCGCTTCCCCCTCTCTCGCTGCGCGGGAGGGGGACAATACCTTCGCTGCGGGGCGGCCCTTGCTCGGTATTACTGAGTCAGAGCATGCTCAATCCAACGCTCTTGGTCGCAGCCAAGCACGCAAAAAAGCCACCCGATTTGAAAACGCCGGGTGGCTTTTTTGTTTTTGGATTGCTACCTTATTGATAGCTTACAGCGTATTTAATATCTGGACCTGAGGCTTGTTTAACTCTTAATTGAGCAATTTGGAGCCAAACATGCCGGCCCTGAACTGCGCGGGCGTCTGCCCCGTGTGCTGCTTGAACAGGCGGCTCAGATGCGCGCCGCTGGCAAAGCCGCTGGCCAGCGCCAGCTCCGTCAAAGTGCAGTGGCGATTGGCAGGACTGAGCAGCTCGCGCTGGAACAGGGCCACGCGCTCGGCCCAGATATGCTGGCTGATGGACAGCCGCTCCTCGGCAAAGGCGTTGTAGAGATGACGCTTGCTGCAGTTGAGCGCTGCGGCCACGGCATCCACGCTCAGGGCCGGATCGCGCAGATGCTGGCGCACATAGGCCTTGATGCGGCCCAGCAGCAGCTCGCTGGCGCTCAACGAGGCCGCACGGCCGCAGGCATCGAGCAGGGACAGCTGGATCAGCTGCAGCAGCGAATCCGTCACATGCTGGGCCAGACCCTGGCCCATGGCCCGGCATTCGGCAAAGGTGCCGCGCATCATGTCCAGCGCAATGCGGGACACGCCTTCGCTGCCGCCCACATAGCGTCCCATGAGGGCGTCGATGGCGCGGCCATCGTCTTCGAAGCGGCTTTTGGGCAAGGTGATGATCAGATGCTCGCACCACTCGGGGTTGAGCACCTCGTACTCCTGCGTGGTGTCGTAGATCAGCCACTGGCCGCTGCGCGCCACGGCTTCGCGCCCGTTCTGGCAGACGCGGGCCTGGCCATGCCAGGGGGCCACGATCTTGAGAAAGTCGGTGCTGTGGCGTGCCATGCTGGCCGAAGTGCGTCGCACGCGATGGCGGCTGGCCTCGATCCGGGTCATGCCCACCGGCCCCAGCTCGAAGGTGCCCAGTCGCGCC
This window of the Comamonas testosteroni genome carries:
- a CDS encoding JmjC domain-containing protein; the encoded protein is MDINTPLTLLGGLTASQFMRRHWHKKPLLVRQAIPGFKAPIPRARLLAMAGEDGVESRLIQQLEGDSWKLSHGPLSRRSLPALTKPGWTVLVQGVDMHDAKAHELLQQFRFVPEARLDDLMISFATDQGGVGPHFDSYDVFLLQAHGKRRWRIGRQKDLSLQQGKPLKILANFEPEQEFVLEPGDMLYLPPKWAHDGVAEGECMTYSIGFRSPDRSELGRELLLRMSDEPDEPETPVIYRDPKQEAVSSPALIPEAMYDFAREALKKAMAEPLALERALGEYLSDPKPNVWFEHGDENGMFESVVLDRRTRMMYDARHIFINGESYLAGGRDATLMRKLADTRALSRKDLATASDDALELLSSWFDAGWVRSGD
- a CDS encoding helix-turn-helix domain-containing protein, translating into MTAPMVLSTDGLPEKETAPAWQDWMAQLFLGLDTDLYGDTCFDGHLSVAYAGDVMLTKLDAGRHRVIRDSHRLRDSEAAYLKIVAPWSGHAEVQQYGSKACVSNGSWAIYDTSQPYVVANPQHTEHLIMMVPKQSIAERGLRLENLMGRSVGGSAGIARIALQTMRSTYQELDNMAAPLARRAGELLVDMVHLSLQALGGQATAVTQKQALYDRICEHVACHVRDPGLSVDQVAEALNCSRRHLHNAFAGRDQSLGGFIQQSRLELCMRELHSPALAHRTITEIAMGCGFGNSAHFSRAFKAYAGMSPSEFRALGH
- a CDS encoding aldehyde dehydrogenase — protein: MIEQSMLIGGQTVQASNGATFERRNPLDGSVATRAPAATSADAVRAVEAAQAAFPAWAALGPTERRLMLMKASQALEAKAEAFAAAMAAETGASGIWAGFNVHLAANMFLEAASLTTQINGQLIPSDIPGSMAMAVRQPAGVVLGIAPWNAPIILAVRAIATPLACGNTVILKGSELCPATHGLIIEALQEGGLPPGVVNFVTNAPEDAGTVVEAMVAHPAVRRVNFTGSTRVGRIIGQTCAKHLKPVILELGGKAPFLVLDDADIDSAVAGCTFGAFANSGQICMSTERIIVDEAVAEEFIGKLVARATTLPLGDPRKGPVVLGSVVDMNTVNRVNELIDDAVAKGARILCGGKAGDTLMAATLIDGVTPEMRIFREETFAPVKAIVRVRGEEQAIAMANDNEFGLSSAVYTRDTARGWRVAGRIEAGICHVNGPTVHDEAQMPFGGVKNSGYGHFGGQAGIDAFTDTRWITMQTTARHYPF
- a CDS encoding c-type cytochrome — translated: MKHASQLALAALLSGLSLAASAADSHSIGPGQRFYEKTCAKCHEAGIGPIIKGRGFPPATYVIIARNGMNAMPSFRVTDIDDATLEDLANYLSKTEAPKAAEPARK
- a CDS encoding FAD-binding oxidoreductase, translating into MTSKYMALPKGMSESSFDAAIAQFKKALGEDNVMIKDELVRPYTKVMMAVPTEEHTPSAVVTATTVEQVQEVVKICNAHKVPVWTISTGRNFGYGSAAPGQRGQVVLDLRKMNKIIHVDPELCTALVEPGVTYQMLYDYLEENKIPLMLSFSAPSAIAGPLGNTMDRGVGYTPYGEHFMMQCGMEVVMANGDVLRTGMGGVKGDKAWQVFKWGYGPTLDGMFTQSNYGICTKMGFWLMPKPPVFKPLEIQFDEDSDISEIVEFIRPLRIAQVIPNSVVIAGVLWEASTCNTRRSDYTTEPGHTPDAILKQIQKDKHLGAWNVYAALYGTREQVDVNFKIVQDALKKLGKGRLITEEMAGDTQPFKYRAQLMSGVPNLQEFGLYNWRGGGGSMWFAPVSQARGSECDKQKSLAKKILNKHGLDYVGEFIVGWRDMHHVIDVLYDRSNEEETKRANACFAELLDEFEKEGYAVYRVNTAFQERVAKSYGPVKRDIERKIKRALDPNGILAPGKCGIDI
- a CDS encoding AraC family transcriptional regulator → MRPDIPAYQVTEKMTEMQGAQAVGAWQHWMSTLYGLESDVYGDQHFSARLGTFELGPVGMTRIEASRHRVRRTSASMARHSTDFLKIVAPWHGQARVCQNGREAVARSGQWLIYDTTQEYEVLNPEWCEHLIITLPKSRFEDDGRAIDALMGRYVGGSEGVSRIALDMMRGTFAECRAMGQGLAQHVTDSLLQLIQLSLLDACGRAASLSASELLLGRIKAYVRQHLRDPALSVDAVAAALNCSKRHLYNAFAEERLSISQHIWAERVALFQRELLSPANRHCTLTELALASGFASGAHLSRLFKQHTGQTPAQFRAGMFGSKLLN